From Brassica rapa cultivar Chiifu-401-42 chromosome A06, CAAS_Brap_v3.01, whole genome shotgun sequence:
GCTCCGGCGACCCACTCACTGCAAAATGatcacacttcttcttcttagttcactctctctctaactctTCTTTATTTTCTGAAGTTTCTGAGAAAACAAGGTGGAGGTGATGGTTATTTAAGGCAAAATACCTTGGGCTTTTTGGAGTGAATTTGGGCCTCGCTGAATGTCAGATGGACCTGGGTTTGGGTCATGACAGTATCTTGGACCTGTCTATTTGTATGACTAACATTTCCCCTCAAACTTATGCTGGGAGAAGCTTTCacatcatgtttgctttgaagaTGAACAAATGAAGATATGTGCTATTTGGAGAATAGTGTCATTGACAAAATCAAGAAGTTTCTGATTTTATAATAGAGACTCAAACtgagttttccaaaaaaaaaaaattagttattaTCATTGAGCTTCAAGGTAACAGAGCTCGAAGACATGAACATTTCTCAAAAACCGGTAATGATTTAACAGATATATAACACTACACCTACTAAAACTAGAATGGCTCCGATAACATATGAGAATttatgggaaaaaaaaaaagagtttttagGAGATAATGATAAACTTCATTCCTAATATTAAAGAACCGACTATAGACTTGACTTATAGAGCTCTAAGAAAAATCTAGACACTCTTGACTATACAATTGGAAAGTACATTACACAATGCTTAGGGATAAGAGAGGATTAATAAACTCGTCCACATTTCCTGTACGAACCTATACTTTATTGGATGCTTTGCAAACAGACAAAGAGTTATATATTCCAAAAAAAGGACAGAGTTTGAAGAAGTGTTGTTAAAACAATTGTGTTATGGGTATAGGTTGGGCTTCGCACACAGAATTTGTATCATAGGCCTGTCTATTTGTATGTCTAACAAAAGTGCGTTTCAGATTTCAAAGAATCGAATTGTGATTACTATCATATGTGGATGCAATCTTGATCGTTGAGACGCTTCTTCTGTTGGGATGCTGAATTCTTGATCTTGTTAATTGAGTTCTGTGTTTTGAAATGGATCGTTGTTgactatattttatgttatggGTCATTTTAATAAGTTGAAAGTCGATTAAAAATATTGTGTATTTCGGTTTTTAATTTGATAACGTAAAACCAAAACTGTATTGACATTCACAAACCGCTCTTTTCACAAGTAAACCCCCTAATCATATCTAAACGAAGAAATAGAATTTAagaaagcagaagaagcatcattctcaaaaaaaaaaacagggttTAAGGATAATGGTTGGCACTGGGTGGATTAAACCCGAAAAATATTAAGCCACTCAATAAAGCTGGAACAAGTAATCTCAGTAGTATAAGCAATCGACTCTATATGGATGGCAGTTAAACCTTAGATGGTCAATGGCAAATCAACCTCGTTGAAGAATATAAAATTTACTGTGTTCCTAGTTAAAGAAACTTGATGAATGTTACTAAACACCATAACAAGTTCTGCCAGCAAATAGAGTTACTTGAAAACATTCAGACTTGACTTGAGCCAGCAAATTTTATAGGGCACTCATGCAATCAACACACTTATGCTTCCAAGATCAACATACTAACGAATCAAAGCAAAGCAAAGAAAAGTCACTAGGAAACAGAACCTCAAGGAGCCTAAAAAAATCTCAGCCTCTTACTCAGAGAAGAAACCAACACTGGGGAGGGACATTCCAAGAAAGAAAAGACACAACAAACTCACTTGGCTAGTCCCATCATCTTAATAAAAACAAACTGTTTCTTGAGAAGTTTGAACACcacaaaaattcaattttattgAAGCTAGAAATAACATTGCAATAGATTCAATTCTTAAGATTTGCGACCTTGTTTCTTCCTGAGTTTGCGGAACTTGTGcttgttcatcttcttcttcctcttcttcttcacactATCCGCGTGAATCACCacctccttctctttctcctccaCCACCGAACCATGAACCACGCTCGGGTTAAGCCCGTATCCGATTGGGAAGCTAGGGTAAAACCGCAGAGCTTCATCGGGTTTGATTCCGGACCCGGAGAAGGTAATCACAGGATTAGTGAGAGGAAATGGATCAGAGAGAGACTCGATGATGCAAGGCTTCTGATGTGGTATGAGATTGGGGGTAAGCCTCGGGATTGCTCTTAAACAGGACTGGTTCCTGATGAATCTTTGCATGAGATTCGCCATTGGAGATTAGAAACCCCAGAAATGATGAGGGAGGCGGCCGTTCCTACTTGCTGTCGGATCAGTGCCTTCCTCCTCTCTCAAAAACCTATTCTCTAAAATTaaatgtactttttatttaaaaaaatcataaaataatagaggcaaatcttcaaaaaaaaaaaaagctaaaataGCTGCCGTAAAGTGTTTACAAGGGTTGGCATGATCTGATTAGTTTACAAGGGCTGCCAtaaatatcttgattttttgAGGTATTCATGATCTGATTAGTTTcatacaaataattaattatctgATAGATTTGATCTGTAACAATCTGGATATTTGGTGTCTTggatatccaattttttttgttattaattgaatattatattcaatctataaaaataaataaataaatttaaaaaataaataaaaatctaaaaatagtataaagtaataatcttatatattaaaacagaaatcaCAACTTTtgattcaaaacaaaatatgttacaagaatacaaaatttgaatttttataataataatatcataGATCACATAAACACATGTATAATAGAGTTAGATAATACATAATACTAaactatattaatttattgataaattttgttttataaactaaaataatttagtatataaaataaaatctgCACGGTTGTGTGGATCGAGATCTAGTATCTTAttacaaaaagatatttaatttttaaattctattgattattataataatttagtaaatACATATAccgtaaaacttatataaaatataatatttatacaacttatatataattctttatgATACTCGGAAT
This genomic window contains:
- the LOC103873156 gene encoding uncharacterized protein LOC103873156 — translated: MANLMQRFIRNQSCLRAIPRLTPNLIPHQKPCIIESLSDPFPLTNPVITFSGSGIKPDEALRFYPSFPIGYGLNPSVVHGSVVEEKEKEVVIHADSVKKKRKKKMNKHKFRKLRKKQGRKS